The following proteins come from a genomic window of Paenibacillus sp. CAA11:
- a CDS encoding FliA/WhiG family RNA polymerase sigma factor has product MNERKGSPLSYADLWERWKEKGDLEAKKEIIEKYLNIVDYVAGRLAVGLPKNVSKDDLFSNGVMGLIDAVEKFDYKRGLQFETYASWRVRGSILDGLRQGDWVPRSVREKAKRIEEGYQQLEQQYLRSVTDSEMSSYLNVSEKEFQHMLQEVAVMTLCSLEDPIREEESETRLSVLVDDKAKNPDHKVQEFYLHESLTKGIEKLTEKERTVVSLLYYEDLSLSEIAEVMSLSPSRISQLHSKAILRLRGSLEKHRSLLMQED; this is encoded by the coding sequence ATGAACGAGCGCAAAGGTTCTCCTTTAAGTTACGCTGATCTTTGGGAACGTTGGAAGGAAAAAGGCGACTTGGAGGCGAAGAAAGAGATTATCGAAAAATATCTGAATATCGTCGACTATGTAGCCGGACGTCTTGCGGTCGGTCTCCCCAAAAATGTTTCAAAAGATGATCTGTTCAGCAACGGAGTGATGGGGTTGATTGACGCCGTTGAGAAATTTGATTATAAAAGAGGTCTGCAATTTGAAACCTATGCCTCCTGGCGTGTGAGGGGCTCTATTCTAGACGGGTTGAGGCAAGGGGACTGGGTTCCACGCTCTGTCCGTGAGAAAGCAAAGCGCATTGAAGAAGGTTATCAGCAGCTGGAACAGCAATACTTAAGAAGCGTCACCGATTCGGAAATGAGCAGCTATCTTAATGTGTCGGAGAAAGAGTTCCAGCATATGCTTCAGGAGGTTGCCGTAATGACTTTGTGCTCGCTTGAGGATCCTATTCGTGAGGAAGAATCCGAGACGCGGCTGTCCGTGCTGGTTGATGATAAAGCAAAGAACCCGGACCACAAAGTCCAGGAATTTTATCTGCATGAATCGCTCACCAAAGGAATTGAGAAGCTGACCGAGAAAGAGCGGACGGTTGTCTCCTTGTTGTACTATGAGGATCTGTCGCTTAGTGAAATTGCGGAGGTAATGTCTCTATCACCTTCTCGGATTTCACAGCTGCACTCCAAAGCAATTCTGCGGCTTCGCGGCAGCCTTGAGAAACATCGCAGCCTCTTAATGCAAGAAGATTAA
- a CDS encoding chemotaxis protein CheW has protein sequence MGQEIKVIVFKLGHEEYGIDVDKVQTIERITPITRVPKTYSFVKGVINLRGVVIPVIDLRGRFGLPEAEYTDQTRVIIVAVEDMEVGFIVDSANDVIDLDTDVIDSPPEVVGGIKAKYLHGVARISEERLLIMLNLSEVLNKSEIIQLEGLEG, from the coding sequence ATGGGACAGGAAATTAAAGTTATTGTTTTCAAGCTGGGACATGAGGAGTATGGTATTGATGTGGACAAAGTTCAAACCATCGAGCGCATTACGCCAATTACTCGTGTACCTAAGACATACAGCTTTGTAAAGGGTGTAATCAATCTGCGCGGCGTGGTGATACCGGTTATTGATCTGCGCGGCCGGTTTGGCCTTCCTGAAGCGGAGTATACCGATCAAACTCGCGTTATCATTGTGGCCGTAGAGGATATGGAAGTAGGATTTATTGTAGATTCGGCAAACGACGTAATTGATTTAGACACCGATGTGATCGACTCTCCGCCGGAAGTTGTCGGGGGCATCAAAGCGAAATACTTGCATGGCGTTGCCCGGATCTCTGAAGAGCGTCTTCTGATTATGCTCAACCTGTCTGAGGTGCTCAATAAAAGTGAGATTATTCAGCTGGAAGGCTTAGAGGGTTAG
- a CDS encoding chemotaxis protein CheC, translated as MDLFKDFADFKMDVLKEVGNIGAGNAATALSRLLDKPIDMAVPKVQMLPFEAIADRVGGAENIVIAVFFRVEGEAPGNLFFILTPEAGKNLLSRLAAIDTEQGSEFSEMEWSALSEIGNILAGSYLSSLADFTKLSMSPTVPALAMDMAGAILSYGLLQFGQMGDDALLIDTTFIEGQEEVEGQFFLIPDPDSFDKIFAALGVPVSHD; from the coding sequence ATGGATTTGTTCAAGGACTTTGCGGACTTCAAGATGGATGTGCTGAAAGAGGTCGGAAATATCGGCGCGGGCAACGCTGCAACAGCTCTTTCAAGACTTCTTGATAAACCCATAGATATGGCGGTTCCCAAAGTTCAGATGCTGCCTTTTGAAGCTATTGCTGACAGGGTTGGTGGAGCTGAGAATATTGTGATTGCAGTGTTCTTCCGTGTAGAAGGAGAAGCTCCGGGTAATCTGTTTTTTATCCTAACACCGGAAGCCGGGAAGAATCTCTTGAGCCGACTTGCAGCGATTGATACGGAACAAGGAAGCGAGTTCTCTGAGATGGAATGGTCGGCTTTATCCGAGATCGGAAATATATTAGCAGGCTCGTATCTATCCTCGCTTGCTGATTTTACGAAGCTGTCCATGTCGCCTACAGTTCCGGCACTGGCTATGGATATGGCCGGAGCCATCTTAAGCTATGGATTACTCCAATTTGGTCAGATGGGTGACGATGCACTGTTGATTGATACAACATTTATTGAGGGACAGGAGGAAGTGGAAGGACAGTTCTTCCTCATTCCGGATCCGGATTCTTTCGATAAAATCTTCGCGGCTTTGGGAGTGCCTGTGAGCCATGATTGA
- a CDS encoding chemotaxis protein CheD gives MIEEQHIVKVGMAELGMVQNQGLIRTTGLGSCVGLTLHDPQLKLGGMVHVMLPSSEIAREGALNLAKYADTGVPALYEKLIQAGASAKRLVAKMAGGSQMFSFAGTGDTMRIGPRNVESCKASLEELGIPLIAEDTGGNYGRTIELDCETGILFIRSIQKGIKEL, from the coding sequence ATGATTGAAGAACAGCATATTGTTAAAGTCGGCATGGCAGAATTGGGAATGGTACAGAACCAGGGACTTATTCGTACAACAGGACTCGGATCATGTGTGGGACTTACCCTGCATGATCCTCAGCTTAAGCTGGGAGGCATGGTGCATGTGATGCTGCCATCTTCCGAAATTGCTAGAGAAGGCGCTTTGAATCTCGCAAAATATGCGGATACGGGTGTACCTGCCTTGTATGAGAAGCTTATTCAGGCAGGCGCTTCCGCCAAGAGACTTGTAGCAAAGATGGCGGGAGGCTCGCAGATGTTTAGCTTCGCAGGTACGGGAGATACGATGCGTATTGGCCCCCGAAATGTGGAGTCATGTAAGGCTAGTCTTGAAGAACTAGGGATTCCCTTGATTGCTGAAGATACTGGCGGCAATTATGGGAGAACGATAGAATTAGATTGTGAAACGGGTATACTATTTATACGCAGTATACAAAAGGGGATAAAGGAATTGTAG
- a CDS encoding chemotaxis protein CheA: MDMNQYLSMFIDESNDHLQALNDNMMQLEDNPEDISIVQVIFRSAHTLKGMAATMGFEDLASLTHQMENVLDLVRNDKLKMQDFIFDTLFKSLDALQSMVQDITEGGEGKADVTSIVDSLQAIVRGEVPGEAKASAPAKAPAASANSSIVLDEFQYSVLEQSIAEGHKVLYVDVVIRDDCQLKAVRAYQVFDLMERNGEVVKSFPSAQDIEQDKFDRSFSLYYITQKEAEELKNLILNISEISEAKVVQLDAETLQQMALPQAEAAAAVEAPPAAPQPEKAEKSSAPAPAKSKGAEAAPKRAGGGTPAPSRTIRVDIERLDVLMNLFSELLIDRVRLEQLAGEIKRSELTETVEHMTRVSGDLQNIVLKLRMVPVDTVFNRFPRMVRDLAKSLDKKIDLIITGAETELDRTVIDEIGDPLVHLLRNAVDHGVETTAERIEAGKPETGTVQLRAFHSGNHVFIEIEDDGKGIDREKVAAKAIKNGVITEEQAQAMTDDEVALLLFAPGFSTAEKISDISGRGVGLDVVKSKIESLSGTVQVTSKLGSGSKFSVQLPLTLSIISAMLIKTGEEKYAIPLSSIVETGMIKRAQIREIHGYKMIPYRDTNIPLLSLAEIFDVPGYDESQEVETEIVVIRKGDRLAALTVEEFVGQNEVVIKNLGKYLPSIQGVAGATILGDGQVALIIDPNAFIK, encoded by the coding sequence ATGGACATGAATCAGTATTTATCCATGTTTATTGATGAGTCGAATGATCATCTGCAAGCGTTAAACGACAACATGATGCAATTGGAAGACAATCCTGAGGATATCAGCATTGTCCAGGTTATTTTCCGCTCAGCTCATACCCTTAAAGGGATGGCGGCGACGATGGGGTTTGAAGATTTAGCTTCATTGACACACCAAATGGAGAACGTATTGGACCTGGTGCGTAATGATAAGCTGAAGATGCAGGATTTTATTTTTGATACGCTCTTCAAAAGCCTTGATGCGCTGCAATCCATGGTTCAAGACATTACCGAAGGCGGAGAGGGAAAAGCCGATGTTACTTCTATAGTGGACTCTCTTCAGGCGATTGTTCGTGGCGAGGTTCCAGGCGAAGCCAAAGCGTCTGCACCAGCAAAAGCACCAGCTGCAAGCGCGAACTCGTCGATTGTGCTTGACGAGTTTCAGTATTCCGTCCTGGAGCAATCCATTGCTGAGGGGCATAAGGTCCTTTATGTTGATGTAGTCATCCGCGATGACTGTCAGCTTAAGGCCGTTAGAGCCTATCAGGTTTTTGATCTCATGGAGCGTAACGGTGAGGTCGTTAAATCCTTTCCTTCTGCACAAGACATTGAGCAAGACAAGTTTGACCGCAGTTTCTCCTTGTATTACATAACGCAGAAGGAAGCGGAAGAACTTAAAAATTTGATTTTGAATATCTCCGAGATTAGTGAAGCGAAGGTAGTTCAGCTGGATGCAGAGACGCTACAGCAGATGGCGCTGCCGCAAGCTGAAGCTGCAGCAGCGGTAGAAGCACCCCCAGCGGCTCCTCAGCCGGAGAAAGCTGAGAAGTCTTCTGCTCCTGCTCCTGCGAAGTCCAAAGGTGCCGAAGCAGCACCGAAACGGGCGGGCGGCGGTACGCCAGCCCCGTCTAGAACTATTCGGGTGGATATTGAACGTCTTGATGTACTTATGAACCTGTTTAGTGAACTGCTGATTGACCGGGTGCGGCTAGAGCAGCTGGCAGGAGAGATCAAGCGCAGTGAGCTTACGGAAACTGTTGAGCATATGACTAGGGTTAGCGGAGATTTGCAAAATATTGTGCTTAAGCTTCGGATGGTACCTGTGGATACCGTGTTTAACCGATTCCCTCGGATGGTTCGGGACTTGGCTAAATCACTTGACAAGAAAATTGATCTGATTATTACAGGAGCGGAAACTGAGCTCGATCGTACAGTTATTGATGAGATTGGTGATCCACTGGTTCACTTGCTCCGTAATGCTGTCGACCATGGGGTGGAGACAACGGCCGAAAGAATTGAAGCTGGCAAGCCTGAGACAGGCACCGTTCAGCTTCGCGCATTCCATAGTGGCAACCACGTGTTCATCGAGATTGAAGATGATGGCAAAGGAATTGACCGTGAGAAGGTAGCAGCCAAGGCGATCAAGAACGGCGTTATTACAGAAGAGCAAGCACAGGCAATGACAGATGATGAAGTCGCACTGCTTCTCTTTGCTCCTGGGTTCAGTACAGCAGAGAAAATTTCCGATATTTCCGGGCGTGGTGTGGGTCTGGATGTAGTTAAGTCTAAAATTGAATCCCTAAGCGGTACAGTGCAGGTAACTTCCAAGCTGGGATCGGGTTCTAAGTTCTCCGTTCAGCTTCCGCTGACCTTGTCGATTATTTCCGCAATGCTGATTAAGACTGGCGAAGAGAAGTATGCCATCCCGCTGTCCTCAATCGTTGAGACCGGAATGATCAAGCGAGCTCAAATCCGCGAAATTCATGGGTACAAGATGATACCATATCGTGATACCAACATTCCGCTATTATCATTAGCCGAGATATTCGACGTGCCAGGTTATGACGAAAGTCAGGAAGTGGAAACTGAGATTGTGGTTATTCGTAAAGGGGATCGCTTGGCGGCTTTGACCGTTGAGGAATTTGTTGGGCAGAACGAAGTCGTTATTAAGAATTTGGGCAAATACTTGCCTTCCATTCAGGGGGTTGCAGGGGCAACGATTCTTGGGGATGGACAGGTTGCTTTGATTATTGACCCTAATGCCTTCATTAAGTAA